In a single window of the Nicotiana tomentosiformis chromosome 10, ASM39032v3, whole genome shotgun sequence genome:
- the LOC104101922 gene encoding probable receptor-like protein kinase At4g39110 produces MAIFLLFFFLFTTTPSLIFYVFAQSDSADTAPAKSFPSFTPKDNYLIDCGATSPTTLSGNKNFQPDQNTAKYLSYSGKDISASASENLTVPSNIYLNAKIFTTEATYTFHASSPGLHWIRLHFLPFKYNEYDLKTVKFSVQTDTLVLLRDIQFAKDEVIIKEFIVDVTNERYAIKFQPAKGSVAFINAIEFVTVPDKMLDTSVPVLFPVSQKFDLSKSNFVTMYRLNVGGPMLDSTNDTVGRNWLPDSKFRNNATGEEVSTQPSVINYPKSGGSPLIAPPTVYSSAVKMADSETTLPNFNISWTMDIDTAYSHLIRLHFCDIISKALNELYFNVYINDKMAISGLDLSSLTNHLATAFYKDFVVDSSMVSNRLVVRVSPVNDAQGFRNAILNGVEVFRMNNSVGSLDGEYGVDGKKQSGPSKTVAYVGFAMMFGAFIGLGAMAVKWQKRPQDWQKRNSFSSWLLPLHAGDTTFMSSASRKSQFFSSTMGGLGRYFSFAELSDATRNWDPTEIIGVGGFGNVYYGELDDGTKVAVKRGNPQSEQGINEFQTEIQMLSKLRHRHLVSLIGYCDESSEMILVYEFMENGPFRDHLYGKDMPPLTWKQRLDVCIGAARGLHYLHTGAATGIIHRDVKTTNILLDENFVAKMADFGLSKDGPTTDQTHVSTAVKGSFGYLDPEYFRTQQLTDKSDVFSFGVVLLEALCARPAINPALPREQVNLAEWAMQWKRKGLLDKVLDPTLVGQVNPESLKKFAEAAEKCLADYGVDRPTMGDVLWNLEYALQLQEASLQGKTEDENKATPVSPPIVAAAPAPAPVVVVSTTDNQQSRNLAEVQAVDDNSGTAMFAQFAALNGR; encoded by the coding sequence ATGGCCATTTTCTTGttatttttcttccttttcaCCACAACCCCATCTCTCATTTTTTATGTATTTGCTCAATCAGATTCTGCAGATACTGCACCTGCAAAATCTTTTCCCTCTTTTACCCCTAAAGATAATTATCTTATTGATTGTGGTGCAACTTCTCCTACTACCCTTTCAGGGAATAAAAATTTTCAACCTGACCAAAACACAGCCAAATATCTTTCTTATAGTGGTAAAGACATATCAGCTTCTGCTTCAGAAAATCTTACTGTCCCTTCAAATATTTACCTTAACGCAAAAATATTTACAACCGAAGCTACGTACACATTTCATGCAAGTAGTCCTGGATTACATTGGATCAGGCTACATTTCTTACCTTTTAAATACAACGAATACGATCTCAAAACAGTTAAATTCTCTGTTCAAACCGATACATTAGTCCTTCTCCGCGATATCCAATTCGCTAAAGATGAAGTCATTATCAAGGAATTTATTGTTGATGTAACAAATGAACGTTATGCTATTAAATTTCAACCAGCTAAAGGTTCTGTGGCGTTTATTAACGCCATTGAATTTGTTACTGTCCCTGATAAAATGCTTGATACTTCTGTACCTGTACTTTTCCCCGTGTCACAAAAATTTGATCTTTCGAAAAGTAATTTTGTGACAATGTATAGGCTTAATGTTGGTGGTCCAATGTTGGATTCAACGAACGATACTGTTGGTCGAAATTGGTTGCCTGATTCAAAATTTCGAAACAATGCAACTGGTGAAGAGGTATCTACACAACCTTCTGTTATTAACTATCCTAAATCAGGCGGTTCGCCATTAATTGCTCCACCAACAGTATATAGCTCTGCTGTAAAAATGGCTGACTCAGAAACTACACTTCCAAATTTTAATATATCTTGGACTATGGATATCGACACTGCATATTCTCACCTGATTCGTCTCCATTTCTGCGATATTATTAGCAAAGCGCTCAATGAGCTTTACTTTAATGTGTACATTAACGATAAAATGGCGATTTCTGGGCTAGATTTGTCATCATTAACAAATCATTTGGCCACAGCTTTTTACAAGGATTTTGTAGTAGATTCATCTATGGTATCAAACCGGCTCGTTGTACGTGTATCTCCTGTGAATGATGCACAAGGTTTTAGGAATGCAATTCTTAACGGCGTTGAGGTATTTCGGATGAATAATTCTGTGGGTAGTTTAGATGGGGAATATGGTGTTGATGGAAAAAAACAAAGTGGACCAAGTAAAACAGTGGCTTATGTTGGATTTGCAATGATGTTTGGAGCTTTTATAGGGTTAGGTGCAATGGCTGTTAAATGGCAAAAAAGACCACAAGATTGGCAAAAGAGGAATAGTTTCTCATCTTGGTTGCTTCCACTTCATGCTGGAGATACAACATTTATGTCATCAGCATCGCGAAAGAGTCAATTCTTCTCATCTACAATGGGGGGATTAGGTAGATATTTTAGTTTTGCTGAATTGTCAGATGCTACGAGGAATTGGGATCCAACTGAAATTATTGGTGTTGGCGGATTTGGAAATGTATATTATGGAGAACTTGACGATGGGACTAAAGTTGCAGTTAAGAGAGGCAATCCGCAATCTGAGCAAGGTATTAATGAATTCCAGACTGAAATTCAGATGTTGTCTAAGTTAAGGCATCGACATTTGGTGTCGTTGATTGGGTATTGTGATGAAAGTTCAGAGATGATATTGGTTTATGAGTTTATGGAAAATGGTCCTTTTAGAGATCATTTATATGGAAAAGATATGCCACCTTTAACTTGGAAGCAGAGGCTAGATGTATGTATTGGTGCTGCTCGCGGACTTCATTACCTGCACACGGGTGCAGCTACTGGTATTATACATAGAGATGTCAAAACTACTAACATTTTACTCGATGAGAATTTCGTTGCCAAGATGGCTGATTTTGGGCTATCGAAAGATGGACCAACAACGGATCAGACTCATGTGAGTACTGCTGTTAAGGGAAGTTTCGGATACTTGGATCCTGAGTATTTCAGGACACAACAGTTGACAGACAAATCTGATGTTTTCTCGTTTGGTGTGGTACTTCTTGAAGCATTATGTGCTCGTCCTGCTATTAATCCAGCGCTTCCAAGAGAGCAAGTGAATTTGGCAGAATGGGCAATGCAATGGAAGAGAAAAGGCTTATTAGACAAGGTACTTGATCCAACACTTGTAGGACAAGTTAATCCTGAGTCTTTGAAAAAATTTGCCGAAGCAGCAGAGAAATGCTTAGCGGATTATGGCGTTGATAGACCTACAATGGGTGATGTTTTGTGGAATTTGGAGTATGCATTGCAACTACAGGAAGCCTCATTACAAGGAAAAACGGAGGACGAAAACAAAGCTACACCAGTTTCTCCTCCTATTGTCGCCGCTGCTCCAGCTCCAGCTCCTGTTGTTGTTGTTTCCACTACTGATAACCAACAAAGTAGAAATCTTGCTGAAGTTCAAGCTGTTGATGATAATTCAGGGACAGCAATGTTTGCTCAATTTGCTGCTCTAAATGGCAGATAA